The following are encoded in a window of Streptomyces sp. 11x1 genomic DNA:
- the egtC gene encoding ergothioneine biosynthesis protein EgtC: MCRHLAYLGPESALGRVLVDPPHSLFRQSWAPRRQRHGTVNADGFGVGWYAEGDPVPGRYRRSGPIWGDLSFTDLARVVRSGALLAAVRDATVPGADNEAAAAPYAAGPWLFSHNGAVAGWPRSLGHLADGLPAVELLSMEARNDSALVWALILNRLRAGDEEGQALADTVLDVARAAPGSRLNLLLTNGEAIAATAWGDTLWYLSEPGRSAVVASEPYDDDPHWVEVPDRTLLAASRTDVLLTPLKELDEPSSPHDESASAAPKEPSA, from the coding sequence ATGTGTCGTCATCTCGCTTATCTCGGGCCGGAGTCGGCGCTGGGCAGGGTGCTGGTGGATCCGCCGCACAGCCTGTTCCGGCAGTCGTGGGCACCCCGGCGGCAGCGGCACGGGACGGTCAACGCCGATGGTTTCGGAGTCGGTTGGTACGCGGAAGGCGACCCGGTGCCGGGACGGTACCGCCGGTCGGGTCCCATCTGGGGGGACCTGTCCTTCACCGACCTCGCCCGGGTGGTCCGCTCCGGGGCGCTGCTGGCCGCCGTACGGGACGCCACGGTGCCCGGGGCGGACAACGAGGCCGCCGCGGCGCCGTACGCCGCCGGGCCCTGGCTGTTCAGCCACAACGGGGCGGTCGCCGGGTGGCCCCGGTCGCTCGGGCACCTCGCGGACGGTCTGCCCGCCGTGGAACTGCTGTCGATGGAGGCCCGCAACGACTCCGCGCTCGTGTGGGCGCTGATCCTGAACCGGTTGCGCGCGGGCGACGAGGAGGGGCAGGCGCTGGCCGACACGGTCCTCGACGTCGCCCGGGCGGCGCCCGGCTCGCGGCTCAACCTGCTGCTGACCAACGGGGAGGCGATCGCCGCGACCGCCTGGGGCGACACGCTCTGGTACCTCTCCGAGCCCGGCCGCAGCGCGGTCGTGGCGTCCGAGCCCTACGACGACGATCCGCACTGGGTGGAGGTTCCGGACCGCACGCTGCTGGCGGCGAGCCGTACGGACGTCCTGCTCACTCCGCTCAAGGAACTGGACGAACCCAGCAGTCCACACGACGAGTCCGCCTCCGCCGCACCGAAGGAGCCTTCCGCGTGA
- the egtD gene encoding L-histidine N(alpha)-methyltransferase codes for MSPFLLTRTLPEDATDAALRADVLQGLTRTPKTLPPKWFYDARGSELFERITELPEYYPTRAEREILVGRAGEIAAASGARTLVELGSGSSDKTRHLLDAMPGLHTYVPVDVSESALRQAGEALVAERPGLNVHALIADFTAGLELPPTPGPRLVAFLGGTIGNLVPVERVAFLAAVRALLAPGDTLLLGTDLVKDEAVLVAAYDDAAGVTAEFNKNVLNVVDRELGADFDPDAFDHVALWNAECEWIEMRLRSRTAQTVKIPALDLAVDFEAGEELRTEVSAKFRRDGVRAELASVGLELTLWWTDEEGRFALSLSRAG; via the coding sequence GTGAGCCCGTTCCTTCTCACCCGCACCCTGCCCGAGGACGCCACCGACGCGGCCCTGCGCGCCGATGTCCTCCAGGGCCTGACCCGCACCCCGAAGACGCTGCCGCCGAAGTGGTTCTACGACGCGCGCGGCAGTGAACTGTTCGAGCGGATCACCGAGTTGCCGGAGTACTACCCGACCCGTGCCGAGCGGGAGATCCTCGTCGGCCGGGCCGGTGAGATCGCGGCGGCGAGCGGGGCGCGCACCCTCGTCGAGCTGGGCTCCGGCTCCTCCGACAAGACCCGGCATCTGCTGGACGCGATGCCGGGCCTGCACACGTACGTGCCGGTCGACGTGAGCGAGAGCGCGCTGCGGCAGGCCGGCGAGGCGCTGGTCGCCGAGCGGCCGGGGCTGAACGTGCACGCCCTGATCGCCGACTTCACCGCCGGGCTCGAACTGCCCCCGACGCCGGGGCCGCGTCTGGTGGCGTTCCTGGGCGGCACGATCGGCAATCTGGTGCCCGTGGAGCGCGTGGCGTTCCTGGCCGCCGTACGGGCCCTGCTGGCGCCGGGGGACACGCTGCTGCTGGGTACGGACCTGGTCAAGGACGAGGCGGTGCTGGTCGCCGCGTACGACGACGCGGCCGGGGTGACGGCCGAGTTCAACAAGAACGTGCTCAACGTGGTGGACCGGGAGCTGGGGGCGGACTTCGACCCCGACGCGTTCGACCATGTCGCCCTCTGGAACGCGGAGTGCGAGTGGATCGAGATGCGGCTGCGGTCCCGGACGGCGCAGACGGTGAAGATCCCTGCGCTGGACCTCGCGGTGGATTTCGAGGCCGGGGAGGAGCTGCGGACGGAGGTGTCCGCGAAGTTCAGGAGGGACGGGGTGCGGGCTGAACTGGCTTCTGTCGGACTGGAGTTGACGCTGTGGTGGACGGATGAGGAGGGTCGGTTCGCGCTGTCGTTGAGTCGAGCGGGGTAG
- a CDS encoding dodecin, producing the protein MTDHVYRVTEIVGSSGESVDHAIRNGVARAAQTLRNLDWFEVTQVRGHIEDGQIAHYQVGLKVGFRLDDTD; encoded by the coding sequence ATGACCGACCACGTGTACCGGGTCACCGAGATCGTCGGCAGTTCGGGCGAGAGCGTCGACCACGCCATCCGCAACGGCGTCGCCCGCGCCGCCCAGACCCTGCGCAACCTCGACTGGTTCGAGGTGACACAGGTCCGGGGGCACATCGAGGACGGGCAGATCGCGCACTACCAGGTCGGCCTCAAGGTCGGCTTCCGGCTGGACGACACCGACTGA